The following proteins are encoded in a genomic region of Candida albicans SC5314 chromosome 4, complete sequence:
- a CDS encoding uncharacterized protein (Ortholog of C. dubliniensis CD36 : Cd36_40890, C. parapsilosis CDC317 : CPAR2_401100, Candida tenuis NRRL Y-1498 : CANTEDRAFT_119698 and Debaryomyces hansenii CBS767 : DEHA2G22154g) produces the protein MESENSFNSEYSFQKEPVDLQLATHHEETETILPQKDLALEPKEKTEEVETTEKSTQPELVLSVDKPNFKTSDDEDDDDDNWGYNSQNSSNDEKEVLGVRGENSASDIDSFIDNLNKVYSGDPSGEVLPPIDHDLSLPDFENTSFSKYEDDEENYSPIKPLSISQQKEAHDDYLSSFSGRTQSVRKPPRHSTIFTDDFSGIASDETENAPEEQKDDSISENSVPEVVQTNEFELEQNELGGNNNSDLAPPELHPVASSGSLSTGKLSMDTASQKQQESQDEESITKDIKDARRVSTSSNATFNLGGWAPNTDNFRNQFIGENDSESINFNTDRSGYDKFTKVRTESTQEEDNANASLPSIPETIDAVMPSIQEDGASDEEEQDDGEEKNDIQDYHGDSHSVLPTMTMSSKSDSVLNEHFYPKPLFKEERLTPAASKEDLLPQKYSSLLPSENRRASDSSDVTARQRSESTSTVTTNSTVQVTPKELVPGKYPVSDWKSIVTISQPVDRIAAFKDALHKEQQYDSKLTSWLHYALKRSPNTSTNLSIGRVASQAYQNAEHNDLRRHASFRSRVNIVKDKVEGTGSFGKKLFSRSKKFIKSTTGDK, from the coding sequence ATGGAATCTGAGAATAGTTTCAATTCAGAATACtcatttcaaaaagaaCCTGTTGATTTGCAATTGGCTACTCATCATGAAGAAACTGAAACTATATTACCACAAAAGGATCTAGCATTGGAACCCAAAGAAAAGACTGAGGAAGTAGAAACCACTGAAAAATCAACACAGCCAGAATTAGTTCTTTCAGTGGATAAACCAAACTTCAAAAcaagtgatgatgaagatgacgatgatgataacTGGGGCTACAATAGTCAAAACTCTAgtaatgatgaaaaagaagttcTTGGTGTTCGTGGAGAAAATTCAGCATCAGATATAGATTcttttattgataatttgaataaagtCTATAGTGGAGACCCTTCTGGGGAAGTTTTACCACCAATAGATCATGATTTGTCATTGCcagattttgaaaacacGTCATTCAGTAAATATGAGGACGATGAAGAGAATTATAGTCCTATCAAGCCTTTGTCTATTTCCCAGCAAAAAGAAGCTCATGATGATTACTTGAGTTCCTTTTCGGGAAGAACACAATCAGTAAGGAAGCCACCAAGACATTCTACTATTTTTACTGATGATTTCTCAGGTATCGCCAGTGATGAAACTGAAAATGCGCCAGAGGAGCAAAAGGATGATTCTATTTCGGAAAATTCTGTTCCAGAAGTTGTCCAAACAAATGAATTCGAACTTGAACAAAACGAATTGGGTGGTAATAATAACTCTGACTTGGCTCCGCCAGAACTACATCCAGTGGCCTCCTCAGGATCATTGTCAACTGGTAAATTATCTATGGACACTGCATCTcagaaacaacaagaatCACAAGACGAAGAAAGTATAACAAAAGATATTAAGGATGCTAGAAGAGTTTCAACACTGAGTAATGCTACTTTCAATTTAGGTGGTTGGGCCCCTAATACTGATAATTTCCGTAATCAATTCATAGGTGAGAATGATAGTGAGTCCATAAACTTCAACACCGATCGAAGTGGTTATGataaatttacaaaagTGAGGACAGAATCGACACAAGAGGAAGACAATGCCAATGCTAGTTTACCTTCAATTCCTGAGACCATTGATGCAGTTATGCCCAGTATTCAAGAAGATGGTGCCAGTGACGAAGAAGAGCAGGATGATGGTGAAGAGAAAAATGATATTCAAGATTATCATGGCGATTCTCATTCAGTCTTGCCAACAATGACCATGTCGTCAAAATCTGATTCGGTGTTGAACGAACATTTTTATCCTAAACCGTtattcaaagaagaaagattAACTCCTGCTGCTTCaaaagaagatttattaCCCCAAAAGTATAGCAGCTTGTTGCCTTCAGAAAATAGAAGAGCTTCTGATAGTTCAGATGTCACTGCAAGACAAAGGTCTGAATCAACATCTACTGTCACCACTAATTCTACGGTTCAAGTGACACCCAAAGAGTTGGTCCCTGGTAAATACCCTGTTTCAGATTGGAAAAGTATTGTTACCATATCACAACCTGTTGACAGAATCGCTGCTTTTAAGGATGCATTACATAAGGAACAACAATACGATAGTAAGTTGACGAGTTGGTTACATTATGCATTGAAACGACTGCCCAATACAAGCACAAACTTACTGATTGGTAGGGTTGCGTCTCAAGCGTATCAAAATGCTGAGCACAACGATCTTCGGAGACATGCTTCATTTAGAAGCAGAGTCAATATCGTCAAAGACAAGGTTGAAGGTACGGGATCTTTTGGTAAAAAGTTGTTCAGTCGTAGTAAGAAGTTTATTAAATCTACCACAGGTGATAAATAG
- a CDS encoding uncharacterized protein (Putative secreted acid sphingomyelin phosphodiesterase; possible Kex2p substrate) — protein MQANFLLAFICFAAAAVIAQVVPNVEQLKAQSLQKRDEDLMEPVFKNLPSKDYDYIMYQLKQLQIAKGNVSKCDQCKNKMRFVKKLIDEKPEKAHLTTLMMYKDCVLSTTPYMYCTIGNFFVTTKAYTDKKFDQKFESGIDGYEVVDFLDNDFLDFLGRFNTSDEFDLEYYCHAQMGSCDLPDLEAVVDSFNIESWWPEKKPQHYSEPKYNKTNRERFNVLHMSDAHIQFTYEQGTEAKCSQLVCGLTKSFNKKLVEQNYNFTSAFAADNPNKSPKDFKFSFYPDAHYDGQKYVKGEYYDFPKSRGWNFNFQPATVFGAYLSDTPEILVNNSLIEMAKMHKDKNFEFALYNGDTAEHDLQSVTVDLVKSEEIRTFKTMRQYLNGIPVLPSMGNHDTAPYGLLAPLRLDYNNSYRWNNDEMVDVWIGNEWFKQSEKQTMKDHYAAFSYETERGLKVITLNSNTYYQSNTWRFLNASSDPDLFGGWKFLVDELIESEKKNQRVWISAHVPPNKDDVMPIDSLIFQKIVQRFAPYTIANLYYGHTHNDQKIVAYSDAKSPKPNQPITSAWVIQSLTPFGNHNPAFRYYEVEDESFNIMNSFNYYTKLNETYVNGGEEPVWEYEYSARAAYDPNNEWPVSAPLNATFWDKFAISKMKDPTNIKFNQMYTDYQYRFSPYTPNCTHPSGKNITTSCYVNNYCNAANLDIVSVEECMKK, from the coding sequence ATGCAAGCCAATTTCTTGTTAGCTTTCATTTGCtttgctgctgctgctgttaTTGCTCAAGTTGTTCCTAATGTTGAACAACTTAAAGCTCAATCACTCCAAAAAAGAGACGAAGACCTTATGGAACctgttttcaaaaacttACCTAGCAAAGATTATGATTACATTATGTaccaattgaaacaattgcAAATTGCTAAAGGTAATGTTTCCAAGTGTGACCAAtgtaaaaacaaaatgagatttgttaaaaagttgattgatgaaaaacCAGAGAAAGCTCATTTAACTACTTTGATGATGTACAAGGACTGTGTTTTGAGTACTACTCCATATATGTACTGTACAATTGGTAACTTTTTCGTCACCACCAAGGCTTACACTGACAAAAAATTTGaccaaaaatttgaatctGGTATCGATGGTTACGAAGTTGTCGACTTTCTTGACAATGATTTCTTGGATTTTTTGGGAAGATTCAACACCTCGGATGAATTTGATCTTGAATACTACTGTCATGCACAAATGGGAAGTTGCGACCTTCCAGACCTTGAagctgttgttgattcttTCAACATTGAAAGTTGGTGGccagaaaaaaaaccacAACATTACTCCGAACCAAAGTACAACAAGACTAATAGAGAAAGATTCAATGTCTTGCATATGAGTGATGCCCATATCCAATTTACTTATGAACAAGGTACTGAAGCCAAGTGTTCACAATTAGTTTGTGGTCTTACTAAGTCttttaacaaaaaattagTTGAACAAAACTATAATTTCACCAGTGCCTTTGCTGCCGACAATCCAAACAAGAGTCCAAAAGACTTTAAATTCTCTTTCTACCCTGATGCCCATTATGATGGACAAAAATACGTCAAAGGTGAATATTATGATTTCCCAAAATCGCGTGGTTGGAACTTTAACTTTCAACCTGCTACTGTCTTCGGTGCTTATTTGAGTGACACTCCAGAAATCTTGGTCAACAATTCTTTGATTGAAATGGCTAAAATGCACAAGGACAAAAACTTTGAGTTTGCTCTTTATAACGGAGATACCGCTGAACATGATTTGCAAAGTGTTACTGTTGACTTGGTTAAAAGTGAAGAGATCCGTACTTTTAAAACCATGAGACAATATCTTAATGGAATTCCAGTTCTTCCAAGTATGGGTAACCACGATACCGCTCCATATGGTTTGTTAGCTCCTTTGAGACTTGATTACAACAATAGTTACAGATGGAACAATGATGAAATGGTTGATGTATGGATTGGAAATGAATGGTTTAAACAAAGTGAAAAACAAACCATGAAAGACCATTATGCTGCCTTCTCCTATGAAACAGAAAGAGGGTTGAAAGTCATCACTTTGAATTCCAACACTTACTACCAATCTAACACATGGAGATTCCTTAATGCTTCATCTGATCCTGATCTTTTCGGTGGTTGGAAGTTTTtagttgatgaattgattgaaagtgaaaagaaaaaccaaaGAGTTTGGATTAGTGCTCATGTTCCTCCAAACAAGGATGACGTTATGCCAATTGATTCTTTGATTTTCCAAAAGATTGTTCAAAGATTTGCCCCTTATACCATTGCCAATCTTTACTATGGACACACTCATAAtgatcaaaaaattgttgcttACTCTGATGCCAAAtcaccaaaaccaaatcaacCAATCACCTCTGCTTGGGTCATTCAATCACTTACTCCATTTGGTAACCATAACCCAGCATTTAGATACTATGaagttgaagatgaaaGTTTCAACATTATGAACTCTTTCAATTATTACactaaattgaatgaaacCTATGTTAATGGTGGTGAAGAACCAGTTTGGGAATATGAATATTCTGCTAGAGCTGCTTATGATCCAAACAATGAGTGGCCAGTTAGTGCCCCACTTAATGCTACTTTCTGGGATAAATTTGCTATTAGCAAAATGAAAGATCCCACTAACATCAAGTTTAACCAAATGTATACCGATTACCAGTACAGATTTAGTCCTTACACTCCTAACTGTACTCATCCATCGGGTAAGAACATTACTACTTCATGTTATGTCAACAATTATTGTAATGCTGCTAATCTCGACATTGTTTCCGTCGAGGAATGTATGAAGAAATAA